CTCGAACCCGTTCAGCTCGACGAAGAACGCGTCGAACTCGTCCGGCCGGATCGTCATCGATCGGCCGCCACGCCCGGCGTCGGCAACATCAGCCCATAGCCGAAGTAGCGTCCGGCGCCGAGCACCAGCGGGCCGGTGACCGGCTCGGCGAATCGAATGCTCAGATGCACGGTGTAGCGGCGCCGCCGCGGGTCGTGCCCGACCCGGTACTGCGGGGATACCGGGCGGCCGGGACGCCCCACGCCGGGGCCGCCCGCCACCGGCGGAACGCTGGGCCACACCGGCACCGACGAGGCCGAGATCTCGATCGGCGCGGGCAGGCCCGCCCGCAGACAGAGCGTGCTGACCAGGGGAAACAGCGCCGCGTTCTGCGTGTCGAAGTCGGCTCGCCGGTTGACTTTCGGATGTCGGTCCAGCGCCACCGGAGTCACCGACGACCATGCCTGCGCGGTCCGCGCCCAAAAGCTCCGCGACGCCACCCGCCCGACGGTGGGGTCCGCACCGGCGCGGTCCCGAACCGCCGGTTCCAGGGTGTACGCCGAACCCCCGGGGAGCAGCAGCCGATAGCCGGTGTCACCCCATGCCCGTAGCGCCGCCAGCGTCTGTGCGACATCCGCATCGGCCGCGTCGAGTGGCAGCGCCAAAGCGACGGCCCGGATCTGTCCGCTGGAATGGACGTGGCTCACGTCCGGCAACGACAGCACGCTCAGGTGCGGCTCGGTCGCCGGTCCGGTGCGCTCATCGGGGACGGCCCGATCGCGATGTCCGCTCAGAAAGGACCCGACCGGCTCGTCGGCGTACGACATCAGCGCCGAGCGCACCGCGCGGGCCACGTCGACGACTCGGGTCGGCGGGATACCGACCCGCGACGGCAGCGGCAGCACGATCCACTCACCGGCACCCACACCGGTCGCGGTCGCGGTGACCGGCGCGGGCCGGCCGGCCCGCCGATAGTCGGTCATCACCGCCGGCATGTTCCGGTCGAGCACCCCGCCGTGCCGTGCGTACTCCTCCACCAGTGCCTCGTGGACGCCGCGGGTCACCGTGCGGAAGGTACGTCCCTCCGATCCGTCCGAGCCGGGAATCCACACCGGCTGAACCGCTTCCGGCACAACCCGGCAGGTGACCAGCGATGCGGAGTGGCCGAGTCGAGCAATCCGGCCGAGGATGCCGTCCAACTCGACCACCCGCTGCGGATCGACCGGGGCGTCCCACCCGTACCGGATCACCGGATCGTCGGGCGTCACCGAGGGAAATTGCCGGGCTTGTCGGTCCCGATTGTCCGGCAGCACCTCCAGCACGGAGTCGAGCACCGCGGCGGTCGTCCCGGTGCCGGCCGCGGTGGCCCGGGCGGTGTCCGCCCGCAGCTTGTCCCACGCCTTGTCCAGGTCGCGCTGTGCGGACCGAATTCGCTTCTCCGGCACCTGCTCCCGAGACAGCTGATCCAGCTTGGCCGCCCGTTCGAGCAACTTGTCCCATTGTCCGTGCAGGTCGGTGGTCCAGGACCGGGCATAGTTGCCCCGCACGTAGTGGTCCACCGCCCGGGCCGGCCGGACCCCCGCGCTGTCGGCGAGATCGGAGCACTGGATTGTCGGCGGGGCCAACGATTCCCACCATTCGAGCAGCTCGATTTCGGCCGGATCGCCGCCCGCACCGTGCACCGCAGCGACCGCGGCATAGAACAGTCGGGCCGGATGCGGCGGCCACTCCGGGGCGGCCCGGTCCTCGAAATCGCTTGCCCGGTAGCGCCCGCCCAACAGCCTAACCTCGACAGTCAGCATCAGTCCGCCACAGCGGTCTCCGCGACCGCCGCCGCCTTGCTGCGTCGAACCAGATCGACCAGCCGAGGTGTCGGGGTCAGCGAATGCACACCGGCCCGCCAGGACAGTCCGGCCGCCGCGGCCGCCGCAGCGGCCTCGGTGACCAGCGCCAAGCCTTCGGCGCCACCGAGGGTGAACTCCTCCACCGCACCGGAGCGGCCGACCGCCTCGAAGGTCTGCTCGGTCGTCGGCGCCAGCACACACCGGGAACGCAGGTCGAAGCCGGCCTCGAAGGCCAGCGCGGTCGCAGCCAGACCGAGCGCGGCCAGCGTGGCCCGCGCCGCGGTCTCGGCTTGCTGCCGGCGCGCGCCGGTAAGCGCGGTACCCGCGGCGTCGACCGGAAAGCGCAACCGGCGCAGGTGAATCAGCGAGAGCACCGTCGTGGCCTCGATCTCGGCAGCGGTGACGCCGCCCGCTCGCTCGTCGATCGACGGTGCGACGTTGCCGTGGTTGATCTCCGACGGACGCAACGGTTTCGATTTGGTCTTGGCATCCGCCTGAGCAGGATCCAGGGTCCACTCGCCGGCTGGCGTGCGATAGATGTCGGCGACCTTTTCCACCCCGAGCGGGTCGAGCCGCGACGACGTCCGCACGCCCCGGGCAATCCCGTTGGCGACGATCTCACTGGTGATCGCCCGCTCGAACTTGGTGCCCCGGCCGCCTTTCGGGCCGGTCGAGTCCCACGCGCCGAACAGCAGCGCCGAGGGCGAATGGACGAACAACGCGGTGGCTTTGCCGACCGTGGCGTCGGTGATCGCCCGGCCGATCGGCCCGAACCGAAACGGCACGTCACCGTCGAGCGAGTCCCGGTGGATCGCGTCGTAGACCCGATGCGGGCTCTGCAGATCGGTGATCATGCCGAACTCGGCCAATCCCTCGACCTCGGTGAAGTCGACCCCGATCAACGGGATCGCGACCTGCTCGGTCTCGGCCGCCTCCAGCAACGCCGCGGACAGCTCGTGTGCCTGCGCCGCAACCGAATTCAGCACCACCGACTCGGCAACGACAGTTTCGCCGGCCGGACCGCGAACCACCCGAGCCTCCACCGCGTACTTGGTACTCGCGTTATCGGCGACGCCGTATGTCGGCGGAAAGATCTTCGAGCCCGGACCGGCGAGCGGCTCCAGCCGCGAACGCGAGCGGATCCCGGCGAACTCGCCGACGTAGTCGAGCAGTCTTTCGAAGCTCAGGGGCATATCCCACCCTTTTCGATCTCGATCCCCACCGAACGCACACCCACCGACCCGCTCCGACCCTATCCCGCGGCGGACGCCCGAACGACCGAGACCGGAATTATCATCCGAACGAATGACAACCGGAGCCGGCGTCAACAGCGGAACCGCGCCCGCACCGGGCCGTCGGCGTTGCGGCCGACGATCTGCTGCAGGATTCCGGCGTCGCGGCGCATCTCGGTCTCGTGGATGATTCGCCAACCGACCGGGGAGAACGTCTCCTCGGTGAACACCTGCCGGGACAACAGCGGGTTGGTCAGCGCCTGGGTGAAAGCGTCGTACCCGACCATCACCATCATCAGCTCGCCCATCATGTTCTCCGCCGGGTAGTCCTCCGCCCAGATCCCCACATACCACTCGAGTTCGTCGATGCTGCCGTACATCTCGGCCAAGGTTGCCTGCAGCCGGCGGTCCGCGGTGAGCTGGGCGAAGTCGGTCAATCGCGGCAGTCCGAAGTCCTCCCGGTAGTCGTTGTAGGGCCGCAACCGGGCTTTGCGCGCCAACCTCGTGGTGGCCTCGGTGACCGACGGCAGGTCGGCGACCAGCCGCCGGTTCAAGAACAACGGCGTGTTGTGCAGGCCGAACCGGCCGGCCCGCTGCCCCGACCAGGCAGTTATCAGCTCGGCCACCCCGTGCTCGATGATCAACGGGTTGTTGTCCAGGATGTCGCGCGGGCCCAGTCGCGCGGCGCCGAGCTCGAAGGTGTCGGGCACCATCGAGTGCCAGCGGTAGAGCAGATCGAACTCGATCGGAATCCAGCCGGGCCGGTTCCACGCTGCCTCGTCGGCCATGAAATCCGGGATGGTGAGCGGGAACTCGAACGCGCCGATGTGCTTGATGTACTCCTCGATCACCAGCTCGAGCAGCAACACGATCATCACGTTGCGGGTGGTCTGGAACAGTCGCTCGTCGTCCCAATCCGGATAGGCGGCGGCCAGTTCGGCCGCGATCCGGTTGTGCTCGCGCAGGAACACGATGTTGAACGTGGCGTGTCCGACGGTGGAGTTGCCGTACTCCAAGCCGACGGCGAACGTGGCGTGGTGCCGCTCGGCCGGCGAGACCTGCTGGATCCGGGCGAGGAAATCCGGATCGTGCAGTCCCTCGAACTCCGGCTTGATCACCAGCGGCTCGGCCGGATCGGCCGACTCGCGCGGACAGAACAGAAACTGCGGGAACTCCGCCCCGTCGATCAGTTGACTCTTCAGTCGGCCGCCGACGCCGGCCCGCAACATCCGGGTCTTCGTCTCGTTCAGACCGTAGATTTGGCAGAAATCGATGCCGTGATTCGAAGTATTCTTTCGAAAATCGCTCCGATCGGTTCTCAGGAAACTGTCGGTAAACCATTGCGCAAAGAACATGAAGGTCACACTGGTGTCGGTCGATGGCGCGAACTCGGTGCGCTCGAACAATGCATCGACCGTCGATTCCGGGGGAAGCGTTACATTGTCCGGGGCCGGCGGCAGATGCCGGGACGAATAGCTGCGGTCGGTCAGACTGACCCAACTGGCGTAGTCGCCGACCATCGACAACGGCCGTGGCCGCGGCGCGGTCGCGGTGGCGTAGTAGGTGATCAACGCCTTGCTCGCAGCCGATCGGACCCGGGGAATCCGGCAGGCGGCCACGATCGCGCGCTGTCGCAGGGCCGACCCGCGCGGGGACGCCGAGCGGCGCGCGAGAATTCGGCGGAGCGCCTTCTGCGGAATATCCTGGATACCGAGCAATGAACTGGCAAACATTTGGCGCTCCCGCGGGCCAGGAATAACGGACGACTCATTATCGACCCGGCCGCACGCACCCCACATCGGTACAGCACTACTCGCCCCGCACCGATTTCCCCCGGCTTCGGTCGAACGGGTGGTTGCGCCCGTAAACTTGTTTTCATGGCGCAGCCGTGGTCCACCGTCGAACGGCAGCACCACCTCGCCGAAATTCGTTCGGTCCTGGCCACCGAGCATCCCACCTGCGGCGTGCTGCTCACCGGGCCGGCCGGCGTGGGAAAGACGACCTTGGCCCGCGCGGCGACCGGCGCACTGCCCGGCGCGGTGGCCTGGGTCGCCGGCACCGAATCGGCACAAGGGATCCCGCTGGGCGTCTTCGCCCATCTGGTCCGCCCGTCCACCACCCGCGACCCGGTGACCCTGATGGCTGCAGCTCGGGAGTCGCTGGTCGTCGCGAGCAATCTGGTGCTGTGCGTGGACGACGCGCACTTGCTGGACCGGTTGTCGGCGACCCTGCTGCTCCAGCTGGCAACCGATCGCGCGGCACAGATCGTCGCCGTGGTGCGCAGCGGTGAAGCGGTCCCGGCTGCGGTCACCGCACTCTGGAAGGACGGCCATCTCACCCGGATCGAGCTCGACCCGTTCAGCCGGGAGCAAAGCGTCGAGCTGATCGAATCGACGCTCGGCGGGCAGCTGGAGGCACTCAGCGCCGACCTGATCTGGCAGGCCTCGGGCGGGAACGCGCTGTACCTGCGACATCTGGTCGACGGTGCGCTGGACAGCGGTGCGCTGCGGTCGGCGAACGGAGTGTGGCAGCTACGCGGCCGCGCGGCGATCACCACCGAACTCGACGCCCTGCTGGCGGAGCGGATCGGCAAACTCGCCGCAGCGGTGGTGCGGGTGCTGCAGATCGTGGCGCTGTGCGAGCCGATCGATCTCGACCTGCTCGCCGAGCTGGCCACCGACGAGGCACTCGACGACGCCGAGCGAGCCGGACTGATCCAGATCACCCCGCTGCATGCGCAACCGGCGGTCCGTCTGGCGCACCCGCTGTTCGGCGAGGTGGCTCGGCGCCGGCTGGGCAGCGCCTCGGCCCGCCGCCTGCGCGGCCAACTGGTGGCGGCGCTCCAGCATCGCGGGGCGCGGACTGCGGCGGAGCGGGTGCGCCTGGCCGAACTTGCTTTGGACAGCGACCACGCCGTGGACCCGACGCTGCTCGACACCGCCGCCGCCGACGCCATCGCGCTGGCGAATCTGCCGCTGGCCGAACGCCTGACCCGGACGACGGTCGCCCGGACCGGGGCATTCGAGTCGTCGGACATGTTGGCCCGGACGTTGCTCTGGCAGGGCGCAGCGGACGAGGTCGAGTCGATCATGGCCGGCTTCGACCCGACCGAGCTCGATCCGGTGCAGCTGGTCCGGTGGGGCCTCACCCGTGCCGCGAACCTGCATTTCGCGATCGGCGCCGCGGACCGGGCCGACCGGATTCTGACGCTGGTGCGCTCGCGGACGACGAACCCGAAACTGCTCGGCGTGCTCGACGGCGTGGCGTCGGCGTTCGCCTTCCACGAGAATCGGCTCGACGATGCCGACGCCGCGGCCCAGCGGGTATTCGGCACGCCGGCACTACCCTGGGCGATCGAGTGGGCGGCGTTCGGCGGTGGTCGCACCCTGGCGATCAGCGGCCGCGGATCACAGGTTCCGGCGATCGCCGAGCGAATGCACGCCGTCGCGGACCGATGCGACGGGCTGCTGCGTTTTCCGGCGGCGCTGGCCGAAATCCAGGCACTCACCCTGATGGGCGAGATCGGCCGGGCGGACCGGCTCGCCGCCGGCTATTTCGGTTTCGCCGCGGGCGGACATTATCTGGCCTGGGCGCTGGCCAGCACACTCGCGGCGACGGTCGAGGTGGCCGCAGGTCGGTTCGGCGCGGCGGTCGTCCGACTGGAGCAGACGCTGGCCGCATTTCCCGATCGAGGCGCGGCCAGCTGGAACTTTCCCGCACGAATCCTGTTGATCCAGACGCTGTCCGTGCTCGGTCGAGCGGATCGGGCCGAGGCGGTGCTGGATGCTGCGCACGCCCGGGACGGCCGGCACGTCGCGGTGTTCCGACCGCAGCTGCAGATCGCGCAGGCCTGGCTCGCCGCGGCCCGGGGAACCGTCCGAACCGCCGTCGAGCTGGCCCAGGCGGCCGCCGTGGCAGCACGGCAATCCGGCCAGTACGCCATCGAAGGCGAGGCCTTGAACGCCGCCGCCCGATTCGGCGATCACACTGCGGCATCCCGACTGGTCGAGCTGGCCGGGCAGATCGACGGGCGGTTGATCGGCCTGCACGCGCGGCATGCTGCGGCGCTCGCCGCCGGCGACGGTGCCGAACTGGATCGGGTCGCGACCGAGTACGAACAGACCGGAACGCTGCTCTGCGCGGCCGACGCCGCGGCGCAGGCGGCCGCTCGGTTCGAGGCCACCGGAAACCGCCGGGGGCTGGTGGACGCCGCCGCGCGCGCCAACCGAC
Above is a genomic segment from Skermania piniformis containing:
- the csb2 gene encoding type I-G CRISPR-associated protein Csb2; the protein is MGGRYRASDFEDRAAPEWPPHPARLFYAAVAAVHGAGGDPAEIELLEWWESLAPPTIQCSDLADSAGVRPARAVDHYVRGNYARSWTTDLHGQWDKLLERAAKLDQLSREQVPEKRIRSAQRDLDKAWDKLRADTARATAAGTGTTAAVLDSVLEVLPDNRDRQARQFPSVTPDDPVIRYGWDAPVDPQRVVELDGILGRIARLGHSASLVTCRVVPEAVQPVWIPGSDGSEGRTFRTVTRGVHEALVEEYARHGGVLDRNMPAVMTDYRRAGRPAPVTATATGVGAGEWIVLPLPSRVGIPPTRVVDVARAVRSALMSYADEPVGSFLSGHRDRAVPDERTGPATEPHLSVLSLPDVSHVHSSGQIRAVALALPLDAADADVAQTLAALRAWGDTGYRLLLPGGSAYTLEPAVRDRAGADPTVGRVASRSFWARTAQAWSSVTPVALDRHPKVNRRADFDTQNAALFPLVSTLCLRAGLPAPIEISASSVPVWPSVPPVAGGPGVGRPGRPVSPQYRVGHDPRRRRYTVHLSIRFAEPVTGPLVLGAGRYFGYGLMLPTPGVAADR
- a CDS encoding ATP-binding protein → MAQPWSTVERQHHLAEIRSVLATEHPTCGVLLTGPAGVGKTTLARAATGALPGAVAWVAGTESAQGIPLGVFAHLVRPSTTRDPVTLMAAARESLVVASNLVLCVDDAHLLDRLSATLLLQLATDRAAQIVAVVRSGEAVPAAVTALWKDGHLTRIELDPFSREQSVELIESTLGGQLEALSADLIWQASGGNALYLRHLVDGALDSGALRSANGVWQLRGRAAITTELDALLAERIGKLAAAVVRVLQIVALCEPIDLDLLAELATDEALDDAERAGLIQITPLHAQPAVRLAHPLFGEVARRRLGSASARRLRGQLVAALQHRGARTAAERVRLAELALDSDHAVDPTLLDTAAADAIALANLPLAERLTRTTVARTGAFESSDMLARTLLWQGAADEVESIMAGFDPTELDPVQLVRWGLTRAANLHFAIGAADRADRILTLVRSRTTNPKLLGVLDGVASAFAFHENRLDDADAAAQRVFGTPALPWAIEWAAFGGGRTLAISGRGSQVPAIAERMHAVADRCDGLLRFPAALAEIQALTLMGEIGRADRLAAGYFGFAAGGHYLAWALASTLAATVEVAAGRFGAAVVRLEQTLAAFPDRGAASWNFPARILLIQTLSVLGRADRAEAVLDAAHARDGRHVAVFRPQLQIAQAWLAAARGTVRTAVELAQAAAVAARQSGQYAIEGEALNAAARFGDHTAASRLVELAGQIDGRLIGLHARHAAALAAGDGAELDRVATEYEQTGTLLCAADAAAQAAARFEATGNRRGLVDAAARANRLAAECGGIATPAVSAAAQPLPITPREREVANLVAARLTDREIAERLTLSVRTVENHVYQARTKLGVPDRESLAALILQKPQRRRG
- the cas7g gene encoding type I-G CRISPR-associated RAMP protein Csb1/Cas7g; protein product: MPLSFERLLDYVGEFAGIRSRSRLEPLAGPGSKIFPPTYGVADNASTKYAVEARVVRGPAGETVVAESVVLNSVAAQAHELSAALLEAAETEQVAIPLIGVDFTEVEGLAEFGMITDLQSPHRVYDAIHRDSLDGDVPFRFGPIGRAITDATVGKATALFVHSPSALLFGAWDSTGPKGGRGTKFERAITSEIVANGIARGVRTSSRLDPLGVEKVADIYRTPAGEWTLDPAQADAKTKSKPLRPSEINHGNVAPSIDERAGGVTAAEIEATTVLSLIHLRRLRFPVDAAGTALTGARRQQAETAARATLAALGLAATALAFEAGFDLRSRCVLAPTTEQTFEAVGRSGAVEEFTLGGAEGLALVTEAAAAAAAAGLSWRAGVHSLTPTPRLVDLVRRSKAAAVAETAVAD
- a CDS encoding peroxidase family protein, which gives rise to MFASSLLGIQDIPQKALRRILARRSASPRGSALRQRAIVAACRIPRVRSAASKALITYYATATAPRPRPLSMVGDYASWVSLTDRSYSSRHLPPAPDNVTLPPESTVDALFERTEFAPSTDTSVTFMFFAQWFTDSFLRTDRSDFRKNTSNHGIDFCQIYGLNETKTRMLRAGVGGRLKSQLIDGAEFPQFLFCPRESADPAEPLVIKPEFEGLHDPDFLARIQQVSPAERHHATFAVGLEYGNSTVGHATFNIVFLREHNRIAAELAAAYPDWDDERLFQTTRNVMIVLLLELVIEEYIKHIGAFEFPLTIPDFMADEAAWNRPGWIPIEFDLLYRWHSMVPDTFELGAARLGPRDILDNNPLIIEHGVAELITAWSGQRAGRFGLHNTPLFLNRRLVADLPSVTEATTRLARKARLRPYNDYREDFGLPRLTDFAQLTADRRLQATLAEMYGSIDELEWYVGIWAEDYPAENMMGELMMVMVGYDAFTQALTNPLLSRQVFTEETFSPVGWRIIHETEMRRDAGILQQIVGRNADGPVRARFRC